DNA sequence from the Desulfobacterales bacterium genome:
TAAATAATAAATCATATGCCTTTTTAGTCAAGGGTTGAGATTAACTAATAGCTATTTACTTTAATAATAAATAGTGAATGTTTAGATATATAAATAATTAGGAGGTGAGTAAGCTTGGGCAGTGTTATTAAAAAGAGAAGAAAAAAAATGAGAAAACATAAGCACAGAAAACTTTTAGCTCGTACAAGACATCAACGAAGAAATAAATAATATAGATGTTTTTTTAAAAAAAAAGCGCTGCCCGAAAGCCGCGCTTTTTTAGTAAAATTCTGTTTATGAACAATTAACTGACACTATATTCAGTTGGTTAAGGCTAAAAGTAAAGGCGATTCTATATTTTATTAGTTAAAAACAGAAATGATATGTCATTATTAATTATAATAAATTAAGCATAGATTCTATTTTAGCTATCAATGCTTTAATATTAGAGGACTTTTGACATCATATTTCCCCTTTTATATTTATTCCACAATTTTATATTTTGCATCTTTTCCCAACTGTTTCATCAAGAAATTAATTTCTTCCTTAAGCTTAATCATCTTTTCTTCGCGATTGATGGTTAATCGACTGAATTTTTGTAAATCATCCATTTGTTCTTTCATTTGTTTTTCTGCTTGCTTGCGATCAGTGATATCCAGTAATGATACTAAAAAAAGGCTTACGAATTTTTTTTCATCTCGTAAGCAAGAAATAGATATGTTTGTGTATACAGTTTTACCATCTTTCCGCATAAATCTTTTGTATAGGTAGTCATAGAGAGGTAGTGTTAT
Encoded proteins:
- a CDS encoding PAS domain S-box protein, which produces MRKDGKTVYTNISISCLRDEKKFVSLFLVSLLDITDRKQAEKQMKEQMDDLQKFSRLTINREEKMIKLKEEINFLMKQLGKDAKYKIVE
- a CDS encoding AURKAIP1/COX24 domain-containing protein; the encoded protein is MGSVIKKRRKKMRKHKHRKLLARTRHQRRNK